A window of Hordeum vulgare subsp. vulgare chromosome 5H, MorexV3_pseudomolecules_assembly, whole genome shotgun sequence genomic DNA:
TGTTCTAATAGATGCAACTTGGACGTTTGCACGTACaaatatactactccctctgtttttaaatataaatcattttaaagatttcatagtgaactacatacgaatgtatatagacatattttagagtataaattTACTCATTTTccttcgtatgtagacccttagtaaaatctcttaaaagactacatacgatgAGTGAATGTGTATATTCTTATCCCTCTATTCGTATGTTGTTgcagtatttaggaacggagggagtagtatgtttGAGTCGATGGGATttcttttttccaaaaaaaagggGTGATGGGATCTCCCCTTCAAAATACCGTGCGTGGGTTTGTTTTTTCTATTGGGAGAGGTGCAGTGTAAAGTTTTTTTTTGTTGGGAGTTGTTCTAATATGGGTATATTAGAATATTTTCCTACAAAATATTTTTCTAACGCCGGATCCATGATCTTTAGTCAATCCGGATAGAAATGTTCTAATAATTTCAATCCTACGAACCATTTCAAAAAAGTTGAAATAAGGCCCAGATGTTTGTCATGCATAAGAAACAAGAGTGAGGACTCTATCCATCCctttaaacaccaaaaaacaaCACCCACATTGTTACCTTGGGTctagcttatgtggagagtaatacACAAGCTAGCTAGAGAAACGTAATGTAAACTTGCGGTCTTTTCTATCCTAGAGATTTATATACGGTAGTGTTAAAAATCTGATGTTTGATTTTTAACCATAACAAATCTGATGCTTTTGATGGCAAATTacgttgttgggagcacattaactTCCTTCAACAAACATGACAAATCCTTGCCATGCTTAGGTTTCTGCCGGGATTTGTCATTTCCGCTGAAAGAATTCACTACCGGAACAACCGGATATCCCGACGACATAATTTCTCATTCTTCCAACGACATAATGTGGTATAAAAAGGTCAGATTTGCTATGGTTAAAAATCTGACGTGAGTTTGTATAAAAATCCTTTATATTTCCTACTAGATATAAACATAATGCAAACTCAATTTTCAAAACAGCTAGCACCAGACCACTGCGCGCAAATTAGTTATGAACCTCCGAATTACGACATTGGCAGACGAATCATCaaattgcaaaagaaaaaaaaagagacatAAAAGGTTACCAGCATGGACGAAGGATTAGGGTATTTCTGGTATTCCTCCATGCGGTACTCCTTTATCCTCCAGGGGGTCGACGTCCCCTTTGGCTGGTGGCCGAGCATGAATGTGAGCTCGTTCGTTCTCCCGATCTTAGCATTATTGTTATTCTCATCTTTTACATCCTTCTCTATGCTGGTGGATTTCCAAAAGCCCACTTTTCCGACAGACCGACCCGGCCGGGTGCCATTCTTGTATCTCCGGTTCCTGGATGAGAACACGTACCATACCCCTTCCTGGCCCTTCCCGTACTTTTCTGTAACAAAAAATAAAGAGAGTTGATGAAATATCACAAGGTATTTGCTTTGATCCGTACGTGGTCGTTACTCACATTCCTACGAAAATCAAAaatcctttggttactgggtctgTTCGATCGGAGATGGAAGCTTGGTATATCTACAACCGGCTTAAATAACGGTCCAGTAATATGATAAGTGGTTAGACATCTAGTCCCATTTTCACCGATTGTGAcatctttatttatttttggattATTTTGCAGTTTTTAATGAGCTTGTTTTAAACTGAAGATTATTTTGTTGTATTCACTAATAAGGAGGCTGCATGCAACATTTTGATGAGAGGCTGAAGGTACTCCTCCTTTTCTATCTAAAAGAAAAGAACTACTATTTGCAATTCGTGTACTCAAAGTAAGCGAGCATCCAGCATGGCAACGTGTGCTCAGTTCATTACCTTGGATCTTGTCGGGATGGTCCTCGAAGACGTCGAACTCCTGGATGAAGTCGACGGGCATCTTCTGGCCGCGATACTTCCTCCTTAGGTACCAAATGATCTCCACGTCCGTCGGCACGAACCGGACGCCCGGGATGTTCGTGTCCGCGTACTCCACCACttcttgctcctcctccttctcttcctccgcgCTGCCGGCTCCCACGGTTTCCGTATCCTGCCGGACGATGATGGCAGACGCGGTAGCAGCTTCTTGCTGCCGGCGCCCAGCTGCGGCGGCGGTGTTGGCGACCTTCGATTTGGACTTGGACTTTGCGGTGCTCCCACGAGGCCGGCCACGACGACGGGGTCCTGCTGGCTTGGCCGGCTCAGCTGCCggcggtggtggcgcctccgggaGTAGGGCGTGCTCTGGAGCGGCTCCCGAGTAGCAGTACTGAGTTTCtcccatggtcaccatggccgGTGGCTGCTGGCTGTAGTGCGGCGCTGGAGGCATCGCCGGCTGCACGAAAGGTGCAACCGGGGTAGCGCTCAAGCTcaacggcggcggcggtgaggcgtCAAAATAATCGCCGAAAAGGCTGGCATTCATGGCGTCGTTGTTGCCGAGCGCAGGGATGTTGTTCAACTCTTCATCTGGCTGCGATGGATAACGAAGCTGTTGTTGCGACGGCGGGGGCATCGCCGGCTGCACGAAGGGTGCAAACGGGGAGGCGCCCAACcccaacggcggcggcggcggcggcgaggcgtcAAAATAATTGATATAGCCGAAAAGGCTGCCATTGATGGCGTCCTGGTTGTCGAGGACAGGGATGTTCCACCATTCATCTGGTTGCGATCGATAATGATACGGCGGTGGCAAGAAAGAGGACGGGGACGGCTGCTGCGACGTCGACGGCAATGAGTTGGAGAACGGCGGGGtgggctccggtggtggtggtggggcgcCGGGCACACCGTCGTTTTCGTAAGGACAATTCGTCGCCATTGCCGATCTACATCAAATGTTCTAACACCATCATACCATCGTAATAAATCGATCGATAACTTGTCAACAACATCTCGAATCAGAGGTTTTACGATGCAGCAACAAGATTAGAAACTGGAGTATGTTCCAATTTAGTGCGCGTACGTGGAATCACGTTGTAATAAAACCAAAAAATAATATGGAATGAATTAATCAGGGCAAAGCGGGAGTTGGCGTGCGTACCTGCCGAGTTTAGGTGTACTCGCCAAGGAGACAAACGACTGATGACGTAGAGGAGGAAAACTCCCGATTAACAGAATCGGAAGGCTGGTGCGGACTAAACTATATATATTGCGATTATACAAACGAGGTGTTGTAGTCAATCTCTAAAAACAATTGCTTCTGGGCCTGACCTCCGAACGTAAGGGCCTTAGAAGCATCTCTGGCAGACTGCATATAACACCGACCCGTGAAACACGTTTATAGTTCGCGAAAAATAATTAAGTCAGATCCCGTAAAGTGAACTCGTAAAAATAAATATTCTCTGAATATATCGATTTTAGTTCATTTTTTCTTCTAgtcatcttcttcctcacgtCAATCTGGCTGTCGACGGACAGACGGCTAGGCCGGAGCAGGCGGCGGCCGTCGCCGGACGACGGCTAAGGCGGGGCAGGAAGCGGCCGGACTCCTCCAGGAGCTTGAGCTAGCTAGTTGTTCGAATCGACTCAagagagctagctagctagcgtcGTTGAAATCGGATGGATTCAGCTAGAGCTAGCTATCTTCTTTGAATCGAATCGATTCAGCTAGCTAGGCAGAAAGGCATGGCCAGCGAGCGCAGCGGCCGGGTGGCCGGCTAGCCAGCGGGCGCGACGACCGGGTGGGCGGCCGGAACGCAGCCGGGGACGGGCGAACGGACCAAGTCATGAAGGTTTCGATGATAGTTGGACTTCCGTCGATAGTCTTTCGTGTCTACAGGTCGTCTTCGGATTGTCTCTGAAATCCTTATTTTTACGGGTTTGATGAGGATGTTTTCAGTGCCCCTTAAAAGAATTTACAGTCGCGGCCCCATGCGTGGTCTGATTTGACAACTTTTTTCACGTGGTCCCGTATTTTGACGCTTATTTTACAGTTCAGGGCATTATAtggatctgctagagatgctctaacatatactcccttcgttttttaatataagtctttttaagatTTCACTAGAgaactacatatgaatgtatatagacataatttagaatatagattcatttattttattttgtatgtagtcCCATAATGAAATCTCTGAAGGGACTTATATTTAGGACCGGGAGGCAGTATTTTATTTCTTTCCATTGGTTTTCTTTTCTGTCGGCTTTTATATGCTTTCCATTTTTCTTTCCACTGTTCTTTTGTAACCTCTTTTATtcatatttttctgaaatttgcgatcattttttatgtaaccgatattatttataaattttgcaaacattttcagaattatcagaaaaaaatcacaaaacaTAAAATCAGGAATTTTTAAAAATTGGGAACATTTTAAAATCATGAAGGAAAGACCCAGATGCATATTTTGATTAGAAAGAGCAGTGCGATATGATTTAGCACATTCATAACCTCACAGATCCAAAGAGAGTCAAGCTTGCTTTTCTTGAGTTTTTCTAGTTATCCACTTACTTGGTGGAATCAGTTATAGGAGAATCATCTTTGTTGGGTCAAAATCTCATTACAGCGTGTTTGGTTGGGGGTAATTAGAGTTGAGGAATGGAAATTAAAAGGATACAAAACTTTAAATCTATTGTTTGGTTCAGGGGATTGAGAATTTATAAAGGAATAGGCATGGGAATTGAGACTTCAACTTCCACCGTTTTATTAACAGGGGAGGGGGTGGGAGTTGGAAGGGAATTGTTTTAGTGAGTCAATCTTAACCCTTCATCATAACTTATATCCACTCCCTTAGTCTAATCCCTCGTCAATTCCCATGAACCAAACAAGGGAATACAAATTCTCCTCAAATTCTCACATATAATTCCTATCATGTGCCAAATAGGGAATTGGGAGTAAAATGACTCATCCCATGTCTAATCTCAATACAACTCCCTACATTAAACTCCCATTCCTCTTTCCAAATATTGCCAAACACGCTGTTAGTACATGGGAAGGGATGAAGCAGGGGTCGAGACCTACAAAAATATACTCCAACTGCTCACCCAAGGCTCCCGCACAATTGGATAAGGTCCTCTTGAGCTCCAATCGGGCAGCGAAGTGGTTATACCAACAGGCATCGCTTCCTCCCGTCCTCCGAAAAAGGGTTTTTTCCCGCTTtatattacaaagcaaccaactgAATCATTCAGGAATAGGTGCTGAAGCGGAAGTAGCACAGTCACGCCCAAAAAAACGATAAAAAAAGAGCAAAAGAAATAAATGCCAAGAACGGCGGATCAACaaaaacgaagaagcctcgcgacCGCTGCGCCCACCGG
This region includes:
- the LOC123397299 gene encoding protein transport protein SEC31-like, encoding MATNCPYENDGVPGAPPPPPEPTPPFSNSLPSTSQQPSPSSFLPPPYHYRSQPDEWWNIPVLDNQDAINGSLFGYINYFDASPPPPPPLGLGASPFAPFVQPAMPPPSQQQLRYPSQPDEELNNIPALGNNDAMNASLFGDYFDASPPPPLSLSATPVAPFVQPAMPPAPHYSQQPPAMVTMGETQYCYSGAAPEHALLPEAPPPPAAEPAKPAGPRRRGRPRGSTAKSKSKSKVANTAAAAGRRQQEAATASAIIVRQDTETVGAGSAEEEKEEEQEVVEYADTNIPGVRFVPTDVEIIWYLRRKYRGQKMPVDFIQEFDVFEDHPDKIQEKYGKGQEGVWYVFSSRNRRYKNGTRPGRSVGKVGFWKSTSIEKDVKDENNNNAKIGRTNELTFMLGHQPKGTSTPWRIKEYRMEEYQKYPNPSSMLLDPWVLCKLYRTKDKPADQHDVDQPDEGDEHVGDANGGGGQDTIDGIHPPNGPEQELGTEEHCYFSLDDFIHGDPKDQ